A single genomic interval of Bacillus smithii harbors:
- a CDS encoding PhoH family protein — protein MTEKTKNLEIILEDPNEAVALFGISDSNLKTLEEEFQVSLITRGETILISGKEQEVEIVHNILKQLLNVMRKGIHISQRDVVYAVQMAKQGTIDYFDGLYDKEIAKNAKGKSIRVKTIGQQHYVSAIRQHDLVFGIGPAGTGKTFLAVVMAVHALKNGFVKRIILTRPAVEAGESLGFLPGDLKEKVDPYLRPLYDALHDVLGVEHTQRLIERGTIEIAPLAYMRGRTLDDAFIILDEAQNTTRAQMKMFLTRLGFGSKMVITGDRTQIDLPKGVHSGLISAEHILRDVPGIGFIYLEQTDVVRHPLVSKIIEAYDRFDE, from the coding sequence ATGACAGAAAAAACCAAAAATCTGGAAATCATCCTGGAAGATCCGAATGAGGCAGTAGCTTTGTTCGGCATATCAGACAGCAATTTAAAAACGCTGGAAGAAGAATTTCAAGTTTCTCTCATTACAAGAGGTGAAACGATTCTTATTTCAGGGAAAGAACAAGAAGTCGAGATTGTACACAACATTTTAAAACAGCTGTTGAATGTGATGAGGAAAGGGATCCACATCAGCCAAAGAGATGTTGTGTACGCTGTACAAATGGCGAAACAAGGGACAATCGATTACTTCGATGGATTGTATGACAAAGAAATTGCGAAAAATGCGAAAGGAAAATCCATTCGCGTCAAGACAATTGGCCAGCAGCATTATGTTTCAGCCATTCGACAACATGACCTTGTATTTGGGATAGGACCTGCGGGAACGGGGAAAACGTTTTTAGCGGTCGTGATGGCGGTGCATGCACTCAAAAATGGATTCGTAAAACGCATCATTTTAACAAGACCTGCCGTTGAAGCAGGGGAAAGCCTAGGATTCTTGCCCGGGGATTTAAAAGAAAAAGTAGATCCCTATCTGCGGCCTCTCTACGATGCGCTTCATGATGTATTAGGCGTTGAACATACGCAGCGCTTGATTGAGAGAGGAACGATTGAAATTGCTCCGCTTGCCTATATGCGGGGCCGAACATTGGATGATGCTTTTATTATATTGGATGAGGCTCAAAATACCACTCGTGCCCAAATGAAAATGTTTTTGACCCGGCTTGGATTCGGATCGAAAATGGTCATCACTGGCGACAGAACTCAGATAGATCTCCCGAAAGGGGTCCATTCCGGACTTATTAGCGCTGAACATATTTTGCGGGATGTACCGGGGATTGGTTTTATATACTTAGAACAAACGGATGTTGTAAGGCATCCATTAGTTTCTAAAATTATTGAGGCCTATGATCGTTTCGATGAATAA
- the yqfC gene encoding sporulation protein YqfC: MAKKWRQQVKSWFAKTLDLPEDVMMDLPRITMIGQIHIYVENHRGLLSFSDKEVRLLLKQGQLLIKGNSFVIKTILPEEILLEGRVDQVLYLEQ, encoded by the coding sequence ATGGCAAAAAAGTGGCGGCAGCAAGTAAAAAGCTGGTTTGCTAAAACACTTGACCTACCTGAAGATGTCATGATGGACCTTCCAAGAATTACGATGATCGGACAAATCCATATATACGTGGAAAACCATCGGGGGTTGCTATCTTTTTCTGATAAAGAAGTTAGGCTGTTGCTGAAACAAGGACAGTTATTAATAAAAGGAAATTCGTTTGTCATTAAAACCATTTTGCCGGAAGAAATTTTGCTGGAAGGTAGAGTGGACCAAGTTTTGTATTTGGAACAGTAG
- the ybeY gene encoding rRNA maturation RNase YbeY gives MSLMIDLIDETNELKQEDLELVEQLLQFASEKEGIQEESEVSVTFVDNQRIQEINRDYRHKDQPTDVISFALEETDEEEVEIIGEDMPRVLGDIIISVPKAREQAHDYGHSFQRELGFLAVHGFLHLLGYDHMTEEDEKIMFSRQREILNEYGLKR, from the coding sequence ATGAGTTTAATGATTGATTTAATCGATGAAACGAATGAATTAAAGCAAGAAGATTTGGAATTAGTGGAGCAACTGCTGCAATTTGCGTCTGAAAAAGAAGGGATTCAGGAGGAAAGCGAAGTGTCTGTAACCTTTGTCGATAATCAGCGCATCCAAGAAATTAACAGGGATTATCGCCATAAAGATCAACCGACAGATGTGATTTCCTTTGCTCTTGAAGAGACTGACGAGGAGGAAGTGGAAATCATTGGTGAAGATATGCCTAGAGTTTTAGGGGATATTATTATCTCTGTTCCTAAAGCACGTGAACAGGCTCATGATTATGGCCATTCTTTTCAGCGTGAACTCGGATTTTTAGCGGTGCATGGATTTCTTCATCTTCTCGGATATGACCACATGACAGAGGAAGACGAAAAAATCATGTTTTCACGGCAAAGGGAAATTTTAAATGAATATGGACTCAAAAGATAA
- the yqfD gene encoding sporulation protein YqfD, whose translation MKNQWTMFLKGKVLVKAEGQGTERFLNHLVRSNLSVWNAKKTGTKSVIFYIQLEDLSEFRKIARHFEGKITFLEGSGGPFIGKKLMKNSGLLAGVLSFLIILVVLSNMVWGIEITGASPEMEHAIRKELKSMGIQKGKLQFFIDDVDSIQRQLTSRVEGITWVGVHLNGTTYHFQVVEKTEPKEKKTTGPQNLVAKKKAVIVKMFVEKGQPVVKRNQFVQKGQLLVSGWVGNEEHLKSVASKGKVWGETWYKSSVELPLETTFQVFTGKENRSYFLKIGKFSIPVWGWWKKETFKLTALEESSHPIKFFRWELPVEWGQSIKREYKIVERRYTVNQAVQEANQLARKDLRKHLQSDAQITGEKILHRRIENGKVRITVYFQVIEDIAKGQPIIQGDKANDRKNQKSGNHPGRSE comes from the coding sequence ATGAAAAACCAGTGGACGATGTTTTTGAAAGGAAAAGTATTGGTCAAAGCGGAGGGCCAAGGGACGGAACGATTCCTTAATCATTTGGTAAGATCCAACCTTTCTGTCTGGAATGCCAAAAAAACCGGGACGAAATCGGTGATATTCTATATTCAATTGGAGGATCTTTCTGAATTTCGTAAAATTGCCCGTCATTTCGAAGGAAAAATCACGTTTCTCGAAGGAAGCGGCGGTCCGTTTATAGGAAAGAAGCTTATGAAAAACAGCGGCTTGTTGGCGGGGGTGCTCTCGTTTCTCATTATATTGGTGGTGCTTTCCAATATGGTATGGGGGATCGAAATAACGGGCGCCAGTCCGGAAATGGAACATGCCATTCGGAAAGAATTAAAAAGCATGGGCATTCAAAAAGGAAAACTGCAATTTTTCATAGATGACGTCGATTCGATTCAACGCCAGTTAACAAGTCGGGTGGAAGGAATTACATGGGTTGGTGTACATTTAAACGGGACAACCTATCATTTTCAAGTAGTCGAAAAAACCGAGCCAAAGGAAAAAAAGACAACAGGACCGCAAAATTTAGTAGCGAAAAAGAAAGCTGTCATTGTTAAAATGTTTGTTGAGAAAGGACAGCCTGTAGTGAAGCGAAATCAGTTTGTTCAAAAAGGGCAATTGCTTGTTTCCGGTTGGGTTGGCAACGAAGAACATCTAAAAAGCGTGGCTTCCAAGGGAAAGGTTTGGGGAGAAACGTGGTACAAATCATCCGTTGAACTGCCGCTTGAGACGACGTTTCAAGTTTTTACCGGCAAGGAAAATAGAAGCTATTTTTTGAAAATAGGAAAGTTTTCTATTCCTGTCTGGGGATGGTGGAAGAAGGAAACATTTAAATTGACGGCCTTGGAAGAAAGCAGCCATCCTATCAAGTTTTTCCGTTGGGAACTTCCAGTTGAATGGGGCCAGTCGATCAAACGTGAATATAAAATCGTGGAACGCCGATATACGGTGAATCAGGCGGTTCAAGAGGCGAATCAATTAGCAAGAAAGGATTTGAGAAAGCATCTTCAGTCGGATGCACAAATTACGGGCGAAAAAATTTTGCATCGAAGAATAGAGAATGGTAAAGTTAGGATAACAGTATATTTCCAAGTGATTGAAGATATTGCAAAAGGACAACCAATCATTCAAGGAGATAAAGCGAATGACAGAAAAAACCAAAAATCTGGAAATCATCCTGGAAGATCCGAATGA
- a CDS encoding diacylglycerol kinase family protein: protein MNMDSKDKDRNVFSVHRLKRSFSFAFGGIGTAWKEANFKIHVMAAFLTMAAGLAFQLSKWEWMILLLLFAGMFALEMVNTAIEKIVDLATQDYHPLAKEAKDLAAGAVLVYAIFAVVIGMIIFLPKWFRLFV from the coding sequence ATGAATATGGACTCAAAAGATAAAGATCGGAACGTTTTCAGCGTCCATCGATTAAAACGGTCCTTTTCGTTCGCTTTTGGCGGAATAGGTACGGCATGGAAAGAAGCGAACTTTAAAATTCACGTTATGGCGGCATTCTTAACTATGGCGGCCGGTCTCGCTTTTCAACTCTCAAAATGGGAGTGGATGATCCTCTTACTTTTATTCGCAGGAATGTTCGCGCTGGAAATGGTGAATACCGCCATAGAAAAAATAGTGGATTTAGCGACACAAGACTACCATCCGCTGGCAAAAGAGGCAAAAGATTTAGCGGCGGGGGCGGTGCTCGTCTACGCTATTTTTGCTGTTGTGATCGGCATGATCATCTTTTTACCGAAATGGTTTCGACTTTTTGTATGA
- a CDS encoding HD family phosphohydrolase, translating to MIVQKWITRIRSAVSYSMLAALMYTLLTIILFVVLYMNVKPETYDVELFSVADKTIRSPKTIVDKEKTEEERKKAAEEVEDAYVYNQDTALNRVSLVNSIFDFIQEVKKESQKEERAPLAELKDKLTKNVTEDVTKSISDDVFLTLLSADQEELEKTRNAIVDNVEFTLQQRIRKEHLTDFQNQVEQAIEKNPLAPDLKRAAVEIGRYAIVPTEEYDSRLTSERKEQAQEEVEPVRILQGQVIVQEGHLIDRDIYRQLKLLGLINHQRSYKPVFGLLIFVLVVVFLLIYSFHTASLPSEKKKSYLLLVGMIFTFSFLLMKIIAWIGNNDYAQLSFLYPGALSSMLITILINERTAAIVAILLAACGSIMFHNGTSETIHVEMAIYLLFSGLTGSLFLLKHRRRLNILQAGVYVSIVNVLVILFLKLIGNGSYSGKEYLFFALFAFISGIASAVLTLGLLPMIESGFGVLSTMKLIELSNPNHPLLKKILMETPGTYHHSIMVANLSEAACEAIGANGLLARVGCYYHDIGKTKRPKFFIENQMDHENPHQHLSPEVSKQMIIDHVVDGAAMLRKEKLPKEIVDFAEQHHGTTLVKYFYYKAIEKNHEVNEEDFRYPGPKPQTKEIAIVSIADSVEAAVRSMKQPTVEQIKSLVHNIIQDRLRDGQFSECDITLKELEIVKQTICDALNGIFHSRIEYPEMKKQTEEAT from the coding sequence ATGATTGTACAAAAGTGGATAACCCGTATACGCTCTGCTGTCAGCTATTCGATGTTGGCTGCGCTCATGTATACACTCCTCACAATTATTTTGTTTGTCGTCCTTTATATGAATGTAAAACCCGAAACGTATGATGTAGAATTGTTTTCCGTTGCGGATAAAACAATCCGTTCACCGAAAACGATCGTTGATAAAGAAAAAACGGAAGAGGAACGAAAAAAGGCAGCTGAAGAAGTGGAAGATGCCTATGTCTATAATCAAGATACTGCTCTCAATCGGGTTTCTCTCGTGAATTCCATATTTGATTTTATACAAGAAGTAAAAAAAGAAAGTCAAAAGGAAGAACGGGCGCCATTAGCCGAACTGAAAGATAAACTGACGAAAAATGTGACAGAAGATGTGACGAAATCGATTAGCGATGATGTTTTTTTAACGTTGTTGTCCGCCGATCAAGAAGAACTAGAAAAAACACGGAATGCGATTGTGGACAATGTGGAGTTTACGTTGCAGCAGCGGATTCGCAAGGAACATTTGACTGATTTTCAAAACCAAGTCGAACAAGCGATTGAAAAAAATCCATTGGCCCCAGATTTAAAACGGGCTGCGGTTGAAATTGGACGTTATGCCATCGTGCCAACTGAAGAGTATGACAGCCGGTTGACCTCCGAGCGGAAAGAACAGGCCCAAGAAGAAGTGGAACCGGTAAGGATTTTACAAGGACAAGTCATCGTCCAAGAAGGTCACTTAATTGACAGGGACATTTATCGGCAATTAAAACTGCTGGGTCTTATCAATCACCAACGTTCATATAAACCTGTTTTTGGACTCCTTATTTTTGTTTTGGTTGTCGTTTTTTTGCTCATTTATTCTTTTCATACCGCTTCTTTGCCTTCAGAAAAGAAAAAGAGCTATCTGCTTTTAGTGGGCATGATTTTTACTTTTTCTTTTTTGTTAATGAAAATCATTGCCTGGATTGGAAATAACGACTATGCTCAGTTGAGCTTCCTGTATCCGGGAGCGCTTTCTTCCATGCTCATTACCATTTTAATCAATGAGCGGACAGCAGCAATCGTCGCCATTCTTTTGGCGGCTTGCGGGAGCATTATGTTTCATAATGGAACGAGTGAAACCATTCATGTCGAAATGGCTATTTATCTATTGTTCAGCGGTTTAACGGGAAGTTTGTTTTTATTGAAGCATCGCCGCCGCTTGAATATTTTACAGGCGGGAGTTTATGTGTCCATTGTCAATGTGCTCGTCATCTTATTTTTGAAATTAATCGGCAATGGATCGTATTCTGGAAAGGAATATTTGTTTTTTGCCTTGTTTGCTTTTATATCCGGGATAGCGTCTGCCGTGCTGACGCTAGGCTTATTGCCGATGATTGAAAGTGGATTTGGCGTTTTGTCGACGATGAAGCTGATTGAACTATCGAATCCGAACCATCCTTTATTGAAAAAGATTTTAATGGAAACGCCGGGTACTTACCACCATAGCATCATGGTGGCCAACCTTTCAGAAGCGGCATGTGAAGCGATCGGGGCGAATGGCTTGCTTGCAAGGGTGGGATGTTATTACCATGATATCGGCAAAACAAAAAGACCAAAATTTTTTATTGAAAACCAAATGGATCATGAAAATCCCCATCAACATCTGTCTCCTGAGGTCAGTAAACAAATGATCATCGATCATGTGGTGGACGGAGCGGCTATGCTGCGAAAAGAAAAGCTGCCGAAGGAAATTGTGGATTTTGCCGAGCAGCATCATGGGACCACTTTGGTAAAATATTTTTATTATAAAGCGATTGAAAAAAACCACGAAGTGAATGAAGAAGATTTTCGATATCCGGGTCCTAAGCCGCAGACAAAAGAAATTGCCATCGTCAGCATTGCCGATAGTGTGGAAGCGGCTGTCCGATCGATGAAACAGCCAACTGTTGAACAAATAAAAAGCCTCGTCCATAATATTATTCAAGACCGTTTGCGGGACGGGCAGTTTAGTGAATGTGATATTACTTTAAAAGAACTGGAAATTGTCAAACAAACGATTTGTGATGCATTAAATGGTATTTTTCACTCGCGGATCGAATATCCGGAAATGAAAAAACAGACGGAGGAAGCAACATGA